A segment of the Lycium barbarum isolate Lr01 chromosome 7, ASM1917538v2, whole genome shotgun sequence genome:
CCAAGCTTGTGTCTTTCTTCTACAGCGATCATCTTATGATGTAGTTTTGCTTAGCATGGACACAATAACTTATCATATAAACATGGTAactacttatatttttttttttatgtatatgaaAGGGTTGTGATGGATCTATGCTGCTGAACTCAACAAGAAACAACAAAGCAGAGAAAGATGGACCCCCTAACATCTCATTGCATGCATTCTATGTCATCGATGTTGTTAAGAAACAAATCGAGGATTTGTGTCCTGGAGTTGTCTCATGTGCTGATATTGTGGCTCTCGCTGCTCGTGATGCTGTTTCTCTTGTAAGTTCTAATATAAACTAAACACGAAATTACCATTAAAGATATTTCTGGCAGCCAAACAAAGGCAATATTACTTCTCCATCAATGAATATTTATTTTGGGACATATATGTTGTGTCAGTCTGGAGGTCCTAGTTGGGAAGTGCCAAAAGGTAGAAAAGATGGAAGAATCTCCAAAGCCACTGAAACCAGACAATTACCTTCTCCCACCTTCAACTTTTCTCAACTTCAACAAAACTTTGCCCAAAGAGGCCTTTCTTTGGATGATTTGGTTGCACTTTCAGGTAAGCAACTCCATTATTCTTCTATTATTCGCATTCCTACTCTATAGTTGAACTATATATATGATTGAATATTCTAAAGTTACATACATataacacacatatacacacaaaTTTGGAATCCACTGTCATAAAATAGTAGCGGTCTTAAACACTCTCCTGCTGATTTAAACTTCTAGATCCGCCTCTGTTTTCACCTTCAGCAATAGGTTCATCAGAATTCAGTGTCTTTGATACGGAGCATAGATATACATGTCAAAACTCGTGAAATTTTAAAAATGTTAATTTTAAACCTATAATTTCAGAAGATATAATGAGTTCGATGCTAAGAACCTTAAAGGTAGAAAATGTCAAATTTAAATCTTGGATTGCACTCTACTTCTACCTTCTCACCACCAGAAAAAGATGTACTACAATATTTCCTAGATTTATTTTGGTAACCAATTTTTGGTTGTGCTAACAGGAGGGCACACTCTTGGATTCTCTCATTGTTCTTCCTTCCAAAACAGAATCCACAAATTCGACAACAGCCACAATGTTGATCCAACACTACAAGCATCATTTGCAGCCAGTCTACAAAATGTTTGCCCCGCACACAACAAGGTCAGAAATGCAGGCGCCACAATGGATTCTACAACAACTTTATTCGACAACGCCTACTACAAGCTACTAATGAATGGAAAGGGCCTTTTCTCTTCAGATGAAGCTCTGCTAACAAATTCAAGGACAAAAAGACTAGTTTCAAAGTATGCTACCTCTCAGGATGACTTCTTCAAAGCATTTGCTAATTCTATGATCAAGATGAGTAGTATTTGTGGTAATGGACAAGAAGTTAGGCTGGACTGCAGATTTGTTAGGTGATAATGACCTTGTTAGAACATTTGTTTCACAGACTCAGACCATTTAATTATTGTAATTGGGGAACTTTAATTTGTATTCATTTTCTTGATTGGTGAAGTGTGTTATTCTGAGCAAAGAAAAATTTGTGAA
Coding sequences within it:
- the LOC132604169 gene encoding peroxidase 64-like, translating into MMAVSRYFIALVFVFALCSTAVKALSSNYYDQTCPNAESTITKVVEKAMLNDKTVPAALLRMHFHDCFVRGCDGSMLLNSTRNNKAEKDGPPNISLHAFYVIDVVKKQIEDLCPGVVSCADIVALAARDAVSLSGGPSWEVPKGRKDGRISKATETRQLPSPTFNFSQLQQNFAQRGLSLDDLVALSGGHTLGFSHCSSFQNRIHKFDNSHNVDPTLQASFAASLQNVCPAHNKVRNAGATMDSTTTLFDNAYYKLLMNGKGLFSSDEALLTNSRTKRLVSKYATSQDDFFKAFANSMIKMSSICGNGQEVRLDCRFVR